CACTTTAAAGTAGGTGTTGGTTATAACTTTACCGATTTTAGTGATGATTTAACTGATTTAAATTACGATTCAAAAGGTTGGTTTATTAACTTAGTTGGTAAGTTCTAAGTAATAAAACCAATTTAAATCACATTACTTTTGTATATTTTAACTCCCTGCTTTTGCGGGGATTTTTATTTCAGCGATTACATTATCTATTCTAAAATATATAGTTGATCACAATTTAATAGTATTTTTAATGTGTCTGACCGACAATAATCCAATATTATCATTTATTTTATAAGTTTAAGGTTTTCGAACAATGCCACAATTTAACACTATCCCTCGTGTCAGCATCTCTCATAGTCCAACACCATTAGAAGCAATGCCACAATTATCGAAAATATTAAACCACAATCTCTTTGTAAAACGTGATGATTGTACGGGCTTGGCTGGCGGCGGTAATAAAACGCGCAAGTTAGAGTATTTGGTTGCTGCAGCTTTGGCCGCTAATGCTGATACCTTAGTCACTGTTGGCGGAATTCAATCAAATCATGCGCGTCAAACAGCTGCTGCCGCTGCAAAGTTTGGCTTAAAGTGTGAATTAGTATTAGAAGATGTATCAGGTACGCCAAAATCTGACTATTACCAAAACGGCAATGTTTTACTCAATAATTTATTGGGTGCGACTATTCATCGTATATCAGCAGAAGATAATTGCACTGATTATGCAAATGAGCTGATGGTAAGTTTACAAAACAATGGTAAACAGCCTTATTTGATTCCAATGGGGGGCTCAAATGAAATAGGTAGCTTAGGTTACATTCAGTGTGCTCAAGAAGTTATTGACCAAATTAAAGATCAAGACATCGCGCTTGATCATATTGTACTTGCGACAGGCAGTGCTGGTACACAAACAGGGCTTTTAGCAGGGTTAATCTTAGCTGGCGTTGATATTCCAGTACTCGGTATATGTGTTAGTCGCCCAGCAGATGAACAAATTCAGATAGTAACGGAATTATTAGAAAAAACCTTAACCTTAATTGGTTTAGATCCTAGCCTAGCAAAAGGTCGAGTGTTTGCTAATGGAGATTATTATGGTCAAGGTTATGGTATTCCAACAGATGAAATGATTGAGGCTGTTAGACTTTGTGCACAACATGAAGGTTTAATATTAGATCCTGTTTATACGGGTAAAGGCATGTCTGGCATGATTGATTTATGTCGAAAAGGTGTTTTTAGCGATAAAGATAATATTCTTTTTCTACATACAGGTGGAAGCCAAGGCGTGTATGCTTACCAAGAAATTTTTGACAACGAATAACAACTGTTGTTATTAATAAAAAATTACCAGTTACTGTTAAAGCTTGAATAATCTATTCTTATTTGTCAGTATGTCTTATTAGTTATATTTATATAAAGGGTTAAATATGGAATGGTACTCATTGTTACCGCCGTTAGTTGCTGTTTTAGTGGTCTTGTGGAAGAAAGAAGTAATACTCGCTTTACTATTAGCGATTATTACTTCTGAAGTATTACTCGCTAAAACAGGCTCAACAATGCTATTTCATGGTGTTGTTGGCGCTTGTGAGCGTATTGTCTCTGTATTTGGCTCGGCAGGAAATACGCGAATTCTTCTTTTTAGTTTAATCATAGGGGCTGTACTTGCGTTTATGCGCCACTCTGGCGGCGTAACCGCAATGGTTGAATATGTTATTTCTAAAGGTTTAGGGAAAAATAGGCGACAAGCTGCATTTATGGCAAATTTCACCGGCATGGCAATTTTCATTGAAAGTAATCTTTCGGTATTAACTGCTGGTATTGTTTCTAGAGGTTTGTTTGACCGTTATAAAATGAGTCGAGCAACACTCGCTTATATTATTGACAGTAGCGCAGCACCTATCTGTATTTTAGTACTTCTTAATGGTTGGGGTGCTTTTGTTTTAGGTTTGTTAAGTAACTATGAGTTTGAGCAAAGTGCGGCAGAAATTATGTGGGGAACTATTGCGCTTAACTTCTACCCTATTATTGCTTTGATGATGGTTTGGTATACCGCTTACACGGGCAATTTACATGGTCCATTAGCTCGTTCAAAATCAATGGTAGAAAGCCAAGTTGAAAACGAATCAGAAAACCATGCTGCACCAGTACCTGAGTTCAAGCCAACAAAAGCAAGGTTTATGTTTATCCCTTTACTCACTATGGTTTTGGGTATGATCATGTTTATGTTTTTGACGGGTGACGGCACCTTAGCTAATGGCAGCGGTTCAAAATCAGTGTTATATGCGACAGTTAGTGCCTGTCTAGTGGCTTACTTTATGATGTTATCTACTAAGAAGTTTACGCATCATCAACTGGTGAAAATTGGTTTTGATGGTATGAGTGAGCTATTACCATTAGTAACCATTGTTTTATTATCGTTAACATTAGGCGCTAGTCTAAAAGTATTAGGTACAGGTATTTATGTTGCGCAAATTATTGGTGACACTTTACCACTATTTATGATTGCACCTATGTTGTTTATTGCCGGCGCTGTCATTGCTTTTTCTACTGGAACATCTTGGGGAACTTTTGCCATATTGATCCCAATCGGCGTTCCACTTATTCAAACAATGGGCTTACCACCTTCTTTCATCATTGCGGCTATTTTAGGCGGCGGTGTTTTTGGGGATCATTGTTCACCTATTTCCGATACGACCGCTGTTTCTGCTATTGCATCAGGTTGTGAATTATTAGAGCACGTTAAAACGCAATTACCGTATGCGTTATTTGGCGGGGCGTTAACCATTATTCTTTATGCGCTTTATGGCATAGCCTTTTTATAAATACACTATTTATGATGTTTATTATCAGCAATGCTTCATGTGAAGCATTGCTTTTTTAGAAAACAGCTTTTTAGAGAATCACTTTTTTAGACAACATTCTGTTTTATTAATTAACTCGAGACGTTTTTAACGATGAAAAATTATTTAATTATATTCATTTCTATTTGTGTATTGGTTAGCCACCCAGTATCTGCACAAAAAAAAGCCTTTAATTCTGAAGACGTTGATACCTTGGTTAATGACGTATTAACGACTTTTAATGTACCAGGTGCGGCAGTAGGAGTAATAAAGGATGGCAAAGTATTATTAAATAAAGGTTATGGACGACAAGATATTAATAAAACGCTAGCAATTGACTCAAAAACGCTCTTTAAAATAGCATCAACAACGAAAGCGTTTACTGCTGCAGCGTTAGCTATATTAGTTGATCAGGGAAAAATAACTTGGGAGAGTAAAGTTGTTGATATTATTCCTAACTTTGCTTTATATGATGATTGGGTAACAAAAGAGTTTACCGTAGCTGATTTGTTAACACATCGCAGTGGTTTAGCTCGCTTTGCCGGCGATTTGATGCTGTGGCCTGAGCCGGCAGGTTTTAGCCGTGGTGAGATTATTAACAACTTAAAGTTCCTCAAGCCAGCATCAGGTTTTCGTAGTGAATATGCTTATGATAATTTGCTTTATATTGTTGCTGGAGAAGTTGTCGCTAATGTTACTAGCATGTCTTGGGAGAACTTTGTAGAAAAAAATATTTTTATGCCTCTTCAGATGAACCGTTGTTTTGCGGGTGCAGTACCGGCTAAACAAATGACGAACATTGCTCAGCCACATGGCTTAATCAACAATAAACCTACCATTATTAAACGGAATCAAACGTATCATAAAGATAGTGTTATGGCTGCTGCAGGGGGCATTAAGTGTAGTGTTAATGATTTACTTACTTGGGTTGAAACACAGTTAAACCAAGGCACGTCACCAGCAGGCGTTAAAATATTTAGTGAACAACAAAGTAAAACAATGTGGCAACCTCATACTATTTTGTCTGTTTCTGATAACGAGAAAAAATACAATAACACCAACTTCAAGTCTTACGGTTTAGGCTGGCGCTTAGCCGATATGCATGGTTATAAGCGTGTATCTCATACTGGTAGCCTGTCAGGAAACCTATCCTATATTACTATGATACCTGAGCTTGATTTAGGCGTTGTTGTCTTGATAAACCAAAACTCATCTTATGCCAGAAGTACGATCATGAGCAGTATTGTGCAATCATTTATGGATGTAGCACAAAAAGATTGGTTAGCAATTCAATTGCAAAGGCAGCAAGAGCGACAAAGCCGAATTCAAGCGAAAAATGCTGAAGTAAACCTAAATGTTATGCCTGTTAGGAAAAGCGTTGATTTACCCTTAACCTCTTATTTAGGTCTTTATCAAGATCCTTGGTTTGGTCAGGTAAAAATTTCCATGAAAAATAAACAACTGTATTTTGAATCATTGAAATCAACTCGCATGCACGGGCAATTGATTGAAAATGAAAGTAACGAATTTATTGTTTGGTATGACGATAGAAGCTTAGAAGCAGACGCATTTGCACAATTTATTATTGACGGAAACAATAATGTTGTAGGGCTAAAAATGGATAGATACTCAGATGATGTGGATGCAAGTTTTGACTACATAGATCTAAATTTTACACGTATTTCAAAATAAGCCATTAGGCATTACAAATATTTTAACCATAGAACAACATTAATTAGAATAAGAGGAAGTATGTTGAGTCGTATTAGTATAAAAATTATATTGAGCTTTGCTGTAATGATAGTTATAGCGTTCTCTTTATTGGGGAAACATCAAGACGGTCGTACAGAAATAGCACAAAAAATAGCGCAAAAATTAATGCTAGATATTCGCTATTATTGTCCAGAGCTAACAGAGCATGTTGTTTTTACAGATGATAACCAATGTGTAACACCGGTAACAACATTATCTAAGGACTTAGCTGATTTAATTACCGATACATCATTAGGTTCGGTCATTTTATTTGCTGAAAACTTTACCGGTATTGAGCAAACTATTCATTTAACTCAAGATTTGCAAAAAGCAGCGTTAGCATCAGCAAGCGAAGAGTCATTACTTATTTCAATTGATCAAGAAGGTGGACGAGTTGTTCGTTTACCTCGCACTATGGCTACTTCATTTACCGGTAATATGGCAATTGGTGCCACCTATGAGAACCATGGTGATTATTACGCAAGAAAAGTTGGCGAAGTTATTGGTGCCGAATTAGCTACTTTGGGCGTTAATGTTAACCATGCTCCAGATGTTGACGTAAATATTAATCCAAATAACCCCGTTATCAATGTACGATCTTTTGGTGAAAAACCAGAGATTGTTGCTGAGCTAGGTATTGCGATGCTTGAAGGGTTGCAGTCTAAAGGTGTTATTGGCACGTTAAAACACTTTCCTGGTCATGGTGATACAAATACCGATAGTCATACTGGTTTACCGCGAGTCGAGCACCCTTATGACGTTGTTAAATCGGTTGACTTACTCCCATTTCAACAAGCTATTGATCGTAGCAATGTTGAAATGATCATGACCGCGCATATTCAATATCCAGCGCTTGATGATAGTTTGGTGGTAAATAAATTTGGCGAATCAATGATAAAGCCCGCCACGTTGTCCAAAAAAATATTAACGTCGTTATTACGAGATGAAATGGGCTTTGATGGCATAATTATTACTGATGCGTTAGATATGGCGGGGATTGCAGAGTTCTTTTCTGAAGAAGAGGCGGTAATTCACACTTTTAATGCCGGCTCTGATATTGCCATGATGCCAATGAGTATTAGACAACCTTCAGATATACCCCGTTTTAAAGCATTTATTGAACTATTAGTTGATAAAGTATTATCAGAAGAGTTATCACTTGATGATATTGACAGCTCTGTTGAAAGAATTACTGCCTTAAAGCAAAAATTAGCACCTGCGGTAATTACCACTGTTAGTACAGATGTTAGTGAATTAACGACACAAGCTAAAAGAACGCTTGGCATAGAAAAGCATAGAGCGTTAGAACAAGCACTTGTGCAGCACTCAATTGTTGAAATAAAACCTAATCCAGCATTAGTTAAACGCATGTCAACGATTAACAACATTCATCTTGTGTTTCCTAAAAAATCACAATCAGAGGCAATGGCGTTAGCACTTAATCAATACGCGTTAAATATTGGCGGAGCATCTTGGGCAATTACTACCTCAAGTTTAGATGAGAGTAATTCTACCGCAATGCTTGAGCAGCTAGATAATAGTGAGCTTGTTATTGTGGCAAATGATAGTCAAAAGACGGCTGTTGAACTAGGGCAAGCTGGCGATTTAGCTCTAGCGACAACAGTTAAAAAATTGAATGACAAAAGTAACGCGGATAAGGCGTTAGATGTTTTAGCCTATGCCAAACAAAAGCAATTAGCGACGATTTATATTTCACTTAAAGCGCCTTATCAATTAGAGCAATTTACCAATACCGCTGATTGGGTATTAGCTTGCTTTGATGGCAATGCTTATCAAATAACAGGGTCAAATGAATATACAGGTGCTGTATTTAATGGCTTAACACAAATAATTAGTGGGCAAATAAACGCTACCGGGCATTTACCTATTACGATATAGGCTTTTTTTAATCGTCTAACTTTAGCGTAATTCTGTTTTAAGGACTTTACATGAAAATTAAAATTATTGTTTCATTCGTATTATTTATACAAATGAATGTTTATTCTCTTGCGGCATCTCCTTATATAGAAGGAAAGTCAGATGTTATTAATGTAAAAGAAGCACAGTTAAACAGTGCTTATTGGGTTGATTTACACGAAAAAAAGCGAGTGAATGATAACATCGTGTTAATAGATAAAAAGGGCGTTAGTCAATTTAACCAGCAAGTGATGCAGAGTAATTCGCACGTTGTTGATCCATTAGCAATGCCAAAGGTGTTAACGAAAGCACAATTAACTCACCATATTAATACTATTAGCGCTGTGCCAAGTAGCGATAGGTTTTATTATGATGGTCATAAGTTAGCTGATAAAGAATTTAACGCTTATAGAGATAATGTAAATATACCTGCGGTACTTGAGCAAAATAATGTTAGATGGGGGCTCGTTGTTAAACGTACCTCTTTGCGTACTTTTCCGACAACCGACAGAGTATTTAATCGTGGTATGGATACCGACCTTGATAGGTTTCAAGAAACAGCCGTGTTTCCAGGTGAAGCTATTGCCGTGTTACATGAAAGTAAAGATCAAAAGTGGTATCTAGTACAGTCATATAACTACCTTGCTTGGGTGCTAAAAGAAGATGTTGCGTTAGGTGGCAAAGAAATCGTTCATGACTTTGTACGTAATACTAACTTTTTAATGATCACCGGAGATAAAGTTTTTACTACTTTTGTGCCTAATAAAGTACAAGTATCTGAGATTCAATTGGATATGGGAGTTAAATTACCTTTAATAAGTAAGCAAGACTACATTGCTCATTTATATGGTCAAAATCCATTTGCTTCTTATATTGTGCAATTACCGGTCAGAACGAGTAAAGGCATGTTAGATTTTTTACCGGCAATGATTGCTAAAAGTAAAGACACCCATATTGGTTATTTACCGTTTACAAAACAAAATATTATCAAGCAAGGCTTTAAATTTTTAGGCGAACGCTATGGTTGGGGTCATGACTATAATGGCCGTGACTGCACCGGTTTTGTTGGCGAAATTTATAAAACATTTGGTTTGTTAATGCCACGAAATTCAGGCCAACAAGGGAATGCCAGTTATGGCAAAAATATTGATTTTACTGCGGAATCTAGCAACCAAGAAAAATTGAATGCTATTAGCCAATTAGAAATTGGTGATTTAATTTATATTCCAGGCCATGTTGTTATGTATTTGGGTGACGACAATGGCGAACCTTATATTATTCATGATGTAAAAGGCCTCGCATATTACAACGAAGACAAAAAGTATTATAAAGGTACGCTTAATGGTGTTTCCGTAACGCCATTGTTACCGCTACATTTGTCAGAAACGAAAAGTTATATTGATACAATTTATAACATCAAAAAGATCAGACTTAACTAAAACTAAAACTAAAACTAAAACTAAAACTAAAACTAAAACTAAAACAAACGCAAAGCAATAGAGGTACATGATTTACCTCAAGTTATAAGGTAGCAAAATGAAAATTACAAATATCCGTTTCGCCAAGTTAATTGTGCCATTGATAACGCCTTTTAAAACCTCTATGAGAACAGTTGAAAATATTGAAGATTTAGTTGTTATTGTGGAAACAGATGCTGGGCAAGTAGGTTATGGATCTGCTCCTGCAACGCCGGTTATTACAGGTGATACTCACGGTAGTATAATGGCAGCAATCACAAGTGTTTTACTGCCTAAATTACGTGGGATGGAGATTGAAAACTTAAACAGTATTATTCATGTTATTCAATCTTCACTGGTAAATAACAGCAGTGCTAAAGCAGCATTAGAGCTCGCTATCTATGACCTTTGGGGTAAATTTCATAACGCACCTCTCTATAAATTATTAGGGGGAGGTAATAACACGTTAAAAACTGACATAACCATTAGTGTCGATACAATCGATAAAATGGTAAGTGATTCACTTAAAGCGATTGAAGATAACTTTGATATACTAAAAATTAAAATTGGTACTGATATCAAAGAAGATATTGAACGGGTTAAAGCCATTCATAGTGCTATAGGTAATGACGTACAGATAAGATTAGATGTTAACCAAGGGTGGAGCGCTAAACAAACGGTTTACGCGGCCAATTACTTCGAAAGTATGGGGATTCAATTAGAGCTAATTGAACAACCGGTTCGTGCTGATGATATTGCTGGATTGAAATATATCTCAGATCGCGTTCATACCCCAATAATGGCTGACGAAAGTGCATTCTCTCCTAAACAAGTGATTGAGCTTATTACAAGTCACTCGGTCGATATTATTAATATTAAATTAATGAAAACAGGTGGCATTTCTAACGCCATTAAAATTGCTGATATTGCAAAAATTTATCAAGTAGAATGTATGATTGGTTGTATGCTTGAAGGCAGTATTGGTGTTTCTGCTGCAGCACATTTAGCCGTAGCAAAATCAGATGTTATCACTAAAATTGATTTGGATGGTCCTGCATTAGGTCAATTTGATCCTGTCTCTGGTGGCGTTTCTTTTAACAAGTCTATAATTCAATTAAATGAATTACCTGGTTTAGGAATAGATGTTATTAATGGTTTGATTGAACTTTAAGCCTCGAATTAATATTCAGATCAGGTTTTTGTTATAGTAAATTATAGATTTTTGTTATATTTAATTATGTATTTATGGTAATATTTGAATAATTTATTCCTAGGTATTAGCGAAGTGAAGTTTTGAGAAGCATATGAGCACATTATATTCAGGTTTGGACTGGCTAGTCTTTGGTTTGTATGGAGCTATGTTACTAGGCTCTGGTATTTACTTTAACCGCAAAAAATCAAATAACACTCAAGATTTTTTTCTTGGAGGGAATACTATTCCAACATGGATGGTCGCTATTTCTATTTTAGCAACCTCTCAGTCTGCAGCTACCTTCTTAGGTGGACCAGACCAAGGGTATCAAGGTGACTTATCTTACTTAGCAACAAATATTGGCGCTATTATCGCTGCTATTTTAGTGACTGTATTTTTAGTACCTAAATTTTATCAACAGAAAGTTTTTACTGTTTATGAATTGTTAGAAAAACGTATGGGTAGCTCTGCCAAAAAGCAGGCCGGTATTATGTATTTGTTTGGTCGGATTTTTGCTAGTGGCGCAAGGCTTTATATGGCTGCTTTAGCGGTAGCGATGATTCTTTTTGGTAATATCGACGCTGAAAATGTGATTATAGCAACGATTATTCTAACGTTAGTTGGTCTACTCTATACTGTATTTAGTGGTATTAGAACGGTAATTTATAGTGACGTTATTCAGTGTGCTGTATATGTTAGTGCAGCAGTCTTTGTTATCTATTTTATTTACACTGCAATACCTGCCAGTTTTTCTCAAATAGTAGAAGCTTTGCAGCATCCAGCACCTAATGCACCTTCTAAATTGGCACTATTCAAATTTGATTGGGATTTTTCATCAGCAGGCGTATTTAATTTTTGGTCAGCAATTACCGGTTTTATGCTATTAAATTTTGCTGCTTTTGGCTTAGATCAAGATATGACTCAACGTATTTTAACCTGTAAGAATGCGAAAGAAGCAAACAAAGCTATGCTACTTTCTGTTCTATTAGTTATTCCTGTGATGTTGTTATTTATTGTTATAGGATTATTACTGTTTATTCTGTATCAACGTCCAGATATTATGCAAATGTCGGCGTCTAGTGAGCTTATTCAAAGTTTCCAAGGTGAAAAAATCACAATATTTATGTATTACGTCCTGAATGAAATTCCTTCAGGAGTGCGTGGACTAGTGACTATTGGTATTATTGCTGCTGCTTTATCTACATTGAACTCAGGGCTCAACTCAATGTCTTCGGTAATAGTGAATGATTTATATCGACCATTTAAAGAAAAACAAACAATGTCTTTACCTGAATCACACTATGTAAAAGCAGGGCAAGTAGGCATGATTGTTGTTGCGGGTGCGCTTTGTTTAATGGCAATACTTTGCTTTTATTGGCAACGATATACAGATATGCCATTACTAAAATTCGCACTAAGCGTTATGGTTTTTTCTTATAGTGGCTTGTTAGGTGTATATTTCACTGCGTTATTTACGCAAAGAGGTAATGAACGTTCTGTTTTTTGGGCATTGATGATTGGCTTTATTGTCACACTATTTTTCCAACCTTACGTTATGTCTATTTTCCTTCCTCAAGCGTGGTTATTTGATTTAGGTTTTACGTGGCAATTATGTATAGGCTCATTTATTTCATTAGTAGTCTGTATGCTAGGACGTAATAATAAGGTCGATGATAAAAACTTAACGCCTTGTCTGGATACCTAACAATGAATGATATGATAAATAAAAGTGAATTTACTTTAGGCGTTGATGGCGGTGGAACGAAAACCATTGCAAGGCTTGAAAATTTATATACCGGACAGCAATGGCTAGCAACAGGCGGAGCAGCATCATTAACCAATGATTTTGATTCAGCCTTACAACATTGTAATGCGTTAGTTACCGAATTATGTGCGCAAGCTAATTGTAGCCGCGGTGAAATTAGCGCTGTTTTTGGCTTAGCGGGCGCGGGCAATAAAGAAAAATCAGCTAAATTTAAGCAATCAATCGTCGCTGACTTTAAAGATGTCAACGTTTATACGGATGCAAAAACTTCTTTATATGGTGCTAATGAAGGTAACCCCGTTGTGGTTGTTTCGCTAGGCACTGGTTCGGTAGGTGCAGTGTTAAACGCTGATGGAAAAGAGATTCAAATTGGAGGCTGGGGCTTTAATGTTGGCGATGAAGGGAGTGGCGCCAAAATGGGCGTGCTAGCTATTAGGGCGGTATTATCAGAGATAGAAGACTTAAGTCATGTAGAAAGCATATTAGCCCAAGCAATTGTAAGTAAGTTGGGCGGTGATCAAAATAATGTTTTAGCTTGGTCGACCTCAGCCAAACCGTCTGACTTTGCAAGTCTAACGCCTTTGATTTTTGAATATCATAAAAAATGTCGAACAGCTAGAAATATTTTAATGGAACATGTTGGGTATGTCGAAAGTTTGATTAATAAAGCACGATCAAATACTAACTTGCCAGTTGTTTTACTCGGTGGTTTATCAATACCAACATTGCCTTTTTTAAACCCAAGAATAATAAATTTGTTAGTTGAAGCAAAAGGTAATGCTTTAGATGGCGCCTGTTTATTGGCTAAAAAACTAACACAGATTCAAATTACAAGGTGTGTAACACATGGAAATTAAAGTAAACCTTCAACAACCTCAATTGATTGATGATCTACAACTAATGTCGTCTGAAGGGCGTAATCCAGATACGATGGATTTGGACTTACTCGATACTAAAAGCTTGTTAGTTGCGTTAAATAAAGAAGATCAAAAGGTTGCTCACGTTGTTCATCGAGCTATTCCTGAAATAACGTTAGCAGTAGAAAAAATTGTCTCTGCCTTTCGCAAAGGAGGAAGACTTATTTATGTTGGCGCCGGAACAAGTGGTCGCTTAGGTGTGCTTGATGCTGTTGAATGCCCACCAACGTTTAGTGTTTCTGAACATCAAATTATTGCATTAATAGCTGGTGGCGAAAGTGCTATGTATAAAGCGGTGGAAGGGGCTGAAGATGATCCCGTTCTAGCGATAACAGAGTTGAAAGCCTGTAATTTATGTAAAGATGATGTTGTTGTTGGTATCGCCGCTAGTGGAAGAACGCCTTATACAATTTCGGCTTTAAAATATGCTAAAGAAGTTGGTGCTGTTGCTGTTGGTGTTTCTTGTAATTCAGGCTCTGAGTTATTAGCAGAAGCTGATATTGCTATTTGTGCCGAAGTTGGCCCAGAAGCATTAACCGGCTCTACACGTCTTAAGTCAGGCACAGCACAAAAATTGATTTTGAATATGCTTACTACGGCAAGTATGGTCAAAACCGGTAAAAGTTATGAAAACTTGATGGTTGATGTTCATGCAAGCAACGAAAAGTTAAAGGCGAGAGCTGTACGTATTGTTATGCAAGCAAGTGCTTGTGATATGCATACTGCATCGACTGCTTTAGCAAAGACGAGTAATAATGTGAAGCTTGCTATTTTATTAGTGTTAACTGATTTACCAATAGAAGAAGCTGCTGTGCTACTAGAAAGCAAGCATGGTTTCTTAAGAGCAGCGGTTAATGATTCTATTGATCAACCAATTAAAATAAATGTATAAAATGAAAGCACTTAACTTGTTTTTGTATAGCCTTTGCTTTGTTGTTATAAGTATTGTTAGTTTCACTGGGCATGCTAAATCTATCATTGTAGGCGCTGAACAGCCTGCTGAGTATTTACCTTTATTACAGGGTAAAAAAGTGGGATTGGTGGTTAATCAAACGTCTAGCGTTGAAGGTAAACATCTTGTTGATTTTTTAATTAGTCATGATGTTGATATTAGATATATCTTTGCCCCTGAGCATGGCTTTAGAGGCAATCATGATGCTGGTGCTGTGGTTAAAGATAATATAGACCCACTTACTCAACTTCCTGTTATTTCTATTTATGGAAAAAACAAAAAACCTTCTCAAGATATTATCGAGCAGCTCGATGTTATTATTTTTGATATTCAAGATGTTGGTGTCCGTTTTTATACTTTTCTTAGCTCCATGCACTATATGATGGAAGCCGCGGCTGATGCAGGGAAAATTTTTATTGTTTTCGATCGACCTAACCCTAATATAAAGTTTGTGAACGGGCCAATATTAGAAGCAGATTTTTCGTCATTTGTTGGTATGCACCCAATACCTGTTTTACACGGTATGACATTAGGTGAGTTAGCAAAAATGATCAGTGGGCAAGGGTGGTTAACAAGTAAAAATGAACTTGATTTACATGTGATTCCAGTAAAAAACTACACGCGAAGTAGTGTTTATTCTTTGCCAATAAAACCGAGCCCTAACTTGACGAATGATCAATCTATTCAGCTATATCCGTCGCTTACTTTTTTTGAATCAACGGTGGTGAGTATTGGACGAGGAACTGAGTTCCCATTTCAAGTGATTGGTCATAATCAATACTCTATTGGTGATTTTAACTTTACTCCTATTTCAATGCCTGGCAGCGCGCTTAATCCTAAATTGATGGATAAGTTGCTAACAGGGCAAGATTTAAGAAACTCAACGATGAATGGGCTAGATTTACAACCATTTATCCAG
The sequence above is a segment of the Colwellia sp. 20A7 genome. Coding sequences within it:
- a CDS encoding exo-beta-N-acetylmuramidase NamZ family protein, giving the protein MYKMKALNLFLYSLCFVVISIVSFTGHAKSIIVGAEQPAEYLPLLQGKKVGLVVNQTSSVEGKHLVDFLISHDVDIRYIFAPEHGFRGNHDAGAVVKDNIDPLTQLPVISIYGKNKKPSQDIIEQLDVIIFDIQDVGVRFYTFLSSMHYMMEAAADAGKIFIVFDRPNPNIKFVNGPILEADFSSFVGMHPIPVLHGMTLGELAKMISGQGWLTSKNELDLHVIPVKNYTRSSVYSLPIKPSPNLTNDQSIQLYPSLTFFESTVVSIGRGTEFPFQVIGHNQYSIGDFNFTPISMPGSALNPKLMDKLLTGQDLRNSTMNGLDLQPFIQWYQVFAKHGEVFFKYPEFMDKLAGTDKLRKSIQAGSSLQKIEASWQQGLSNYKKLRAKYLIYPN